Proteins from one Mytilus galloprovincialis chromosome 11, xbMytGall1.hap1.1, whole genome shotgun sequence genomic window:
- the LOC143050712 gene encoding uncharacterized protein LOC143050712: MYTVNWFLLVINICNFFIPGLSYSLTCPDRSHRRHRQNAYCFEMQPEYVCLKDLNKLKDIELCEISIDFQRPGYKMVYRGNIDGEKCDIKRYQPFRYFNSDGSNCIFQKSICKEEGQITIVKGSSKSDSKCTCDYTNGYTFITKTSNKCYCSPAEEDCSCYRKHCPHRYELSPDYQCVLKEDFLEDSFYRHYNCTRLIKWTFSINDMKVTRQQNAVHDQDKRHRLETVSSISYGRHERSAGIYVIQCLVLFCIGIICFKHRVIKLIAQSSNLIIMKINNVENRKKSQKSNDIETRKAKKITDSNSSIQINL; the protein is encoded by the exons ATGTATACAGTTAACTGGTTTCTGCTCGTAATA AATATTTGTAACTTCTTTATACCTGGATTGTCATACAGCCTTACGTGCCCTGATCGTTCACATCGGCGTCACAGACAAAATGCTTACTGCTTCGAAATGCAGCCAGAATACGTATGCTTAAAAGACCTGAACAAACTGAAAGATATAGAGTTGTGCGAAATCAGTATTGATTTCCAGCGACCAG GATACAAAATGGTTTATCGAGGAAATATTGATGGAGAAAAATGTGACATCAAACGTTATCAGCCATTTCGATATTTCAACAGCGATGGCAGTAATTGCATATTTCAGAAGTCAATCTGTAAAGAAGAAGGGCAAATAACCATTGTAAAAGGGTCATCAAAATCGGATAGCAAATGTACTTGTGACTATACAAATGGATACACATTTATTACCAAaacttcaaataagtgttattGTAGTCCTGCAGAAGAAGACTGTTCTTGCTACCGTAAACATTGTCCTCATCGTTATGAATTATCACCAG ACTACCAATGTGTATTGAAAGAAGACTTTTTAGAAGACAGTTTCTACAGACATTACAACTGTACACGGTTGATAAAATG GACATTTTCTATAAACGATATGAAAGTAACGAGGCAACAAAATGCTGTACATG atCAGGACAAGAGACATAGATTGGAGACTGTTTCTTCAATTAGTTACGGTAGACATG AAAGAAGTGCCGGAATATATGTTATACAGTGTCTAGTCCTGTTCTGTATTG gTATTATCTGTTTCAAGCATAGAGTTATAAAACTTATTGCACAGTCCTCAAACTTGATAATCATGAAAATCAACAATGTCGAG AACAGAAAGAAATCACAGAAATCAAATGATATTGAAACACGAAAAGCTAAGAAAAT AACAGATAGCAATTCCAGCATACAAATAAACCTTTAA